The following nucleotide sequence is from uncultured Draconibacterium sp..
TAAAATGCTATTCGAGATTCCCGTTAGAGCGGGATCAATATTGGTTACCGTATTTGTAATAATCATGCTGTATACCAATTCATATCGAATGATGGAAAAATGGATTATTGCATTTGTTTCTGTTATCGGCTTATCCTTTTTATACGAACTCTCGCTTGTTGATATTGATTGGAATTCTGCTATGGTTGGATGGGTTACTCCATCCTTTCCTAAAGGATCCATGATTGTTATTATGAGTGTTTTGGGTGCTGTGGTGATGCCTCATAACCTGTTTCTGCATTCAGAGATTATCCAAAGCCGCCAATGGAATCTGGAAAATGATAAGATTATTAAAAAACAATTGAATTACGAATTTTTAGACACACTTTTTTCTATGTTGGTGGGTTGGGCTATCAATAGTGCTATGATACTTTTAGCCGCAGCTACCTTTTTTGCTACAAAAAAACAGGTTACTGAACTTGAGCAAGCCAATCAATTATTAGGCCCCTTATTGGGTAATCATGCAGCAATTGTTTTTGCGGTTGCTCTGTTATTTGCAGGTATTGCGTCTACAGTTACCTCTGGCATGGCAGCCGGTTCTATTTTTTCAGGGATGTTTAAAGAACCCTATGATATTAAAGATAATCATTCACGTTTAGGGGTTGCAATTTCATTGCTAATTGGGCTTGGCATCATCTTTTTAATTTCAAATCCTTTTAACGGACTTATTATTTCACAAATGTGCCTGAGTATTCAATTGCCATTTACTATTTTTTTACAGGTATATCTTACATCTTCAGGTAAAGTGATGGGTAAATATAAAAATTCAAATTTTTCTAAAATTCTTCTTTATTTAATAGGCGGAATAGTAACTCTTTTAAATATTGCTTTATTTGCAAGTATGTTCAATTAAATATTAAAAAATTATCCCAATAATTGCTTGTAAATAAATAACGATGCACAATCGAGTAGCCCGCCCCGCCAGCAAACGCTAGCAGGGAGAGGCTCTCACACCACCGTACGTACGGGTCTCGTATACGGCGGTTCGCTAAGTCATAGGAAACAACGGTGATTTTGGTTTCACCTCGTTGTAAAGATCCAGCAAAGGAACGTAACCCCGCATTTTCAACCGATCAACAGTAATTGTAGTACCAAGAATTGGGCTTTGGGCAATAGCCCAGCCACCCATTCGCGAACGGCTCCATTGATAGGCTTTTCCCGGATCGACGCCTAAACGAATCAGGTTTTTCCTTTTTCGTTCGGGTTTCTTCCAGTAATGCCAAATACAATATCGGAGGCGGTTGCGAAGCCACCCGTCAAGGTCAGCGAGTTTGATCTGTATACTTGCCAAACGGAAAGCATTGATCCAGCCGCGCTGAACCTCGTTAAGTTTTCCGATACGCTCGTCGAAACTCATTGGGGTGGTCTTGCGGGTGATGGTTTTCAGTTTGTACTTTAAACTGCTCCAGCTCTTTTCTGATACTACCAGTTGATACTTGCCGCGTTCACCTTTCCGGTAGGTTGGCACAAAGCCAAAACCGAGAAGGATAAAATGTACAGGACGACGGATACCGCTTTTCTCCCGGTTGATGGGCAACTTCAGTTTTCGTTTCAGAAAACGATAGATGTTATTCCCAACTTTTCGGGCGGATGTTTTAGTTTTCAGATAAATACTAAAGTCATCAGCATAACGAACAAATCGAAAGCCTTGCCGTTCCAGTTCCCTGTCGAGTTCATGTAGCATGATGTTCGACAGTAACGGGCTCAGCGGGCTGCCCTGCGGTACGCCTTTGCGGCGTTTAACCAGTTTTCCCTTGATTTGAATCGGGGAACGCAGCCACTTGCGGATAAGACGCATCGTTTCGCGGCATTTGATTTTGCGGTAAAGCAGTTGCAGAAGGTAGCAGTGGTTTACTTCGTCGAAGAAAGTTTTCAGGTCGATATCGACGATATGCTGAAACCCCTCGTTGATGTAGCCCTTTGCCTTCAGTACTGCCTGTTGCACGCTCCGGTTGGGGCGGAATCCAAAACTGGAATCCGAAAACTCATACTCGAAACGTGCCGTGATTACTTGTAAAACTGCCTGTTGTAACAGGCGATCGGTTACTGTAGGGATCCCCAGTAAACGGGTTTTCCCTTTTCCTTTCGGAATCTCTACTCCTAAAATGGCTTGTGGTAAATACTTCCCGCTTCGAACCTTAGCTGTTAGTTCTTTCTTGTCGATAGCAAGTAAGTCTGACAAGCGGGTTACCGGCATACCGTCAACTCCTGCCGAACCGTGGTTCTGCCGGACTTTATACATTGCCTGTAACAGGTTTTTCCGCGTTAGAATTTGTTCAATCATCTCAGAATCATGCTTTGTTTCCCTGTTCCTCCTAATGCAGGGCTGGGAAATGCCTCCCTGCAACATTTGGAACAACTCATGCGTTCAGCCCTTCAGTTCCTCTGTGAGGCCTCCGCCGTTTTCTGACAGCTCGTTTCCTGAACCTACTATGGCGTCTGCTGACTTCCTGACGGCCCGCCAGCTGGCGGACATCAGGATCTCCCCAGGTAAGAGCATCTTCCTTCCTCCAATCGCTGCGACATCTACTACCGAACATAACCGAAGTTTATAGGACGTTACAATGATGTGCTTGCTTATCCATGTTTCGATAGCCTCATATGTCGTTTCTGTTCGTCAGTACCGGAGTTTGCCGGTTGGCTTCCTTCACTGCTGCAGTTACCCGCAACCAGCTTGCCACTTGCTAATGCTTCCATCCGCCAGCTGGCGGATGGCACATAAGGGACTTACACCCTCTGGAAAATTCTCATGTACACTTTAACGTTTAACAATAAAAATTTGTATTTTAAACATTTTTTCAGAGCTTACAGTAAAGTGTGCACATGCTCATGCTGGGCACACACACATGGCATATTGCATGCGGGTTTCAGAGGTATGCGGGCACTTGTGGCTCGTATAAAAAATCGGTATAAACCGATGGGAAAGTACTTAGTAATCCCGCACGACACCATACCATAAAACGTTAATAGCTATTGATAAAACACAATGATAGAATATGAATGCTGTTGAAGAATACTGTCCTAATGATAATAAAGACTGGAGAAAATGGCTCGAAGTGAACCATAAGAAGAAGGATGCAGTTTGGCTGATTTTATATAGGGAAAAATCATCGGGATACAACCTAAGCTGGAGCGAATCAGTTGATGAAGCACTTTGTTTTGGCTGGATTGATAGTACAAAAAAGACGATAAACAATGAATGTTACAAGCAGTATTTCACCAAACGAAAAGCCAAAAGTAATTGGTCGAAAGTAAATAAGAACAAAGTGAAAAACTTAATTAACCAGGGACTTATGCAGGAAGCAGGTTTCAAAAGCATTGAAATTGCAAAAGAAAATGGTTCGTGGACTATTCTGGATAGTGTTGAAGAGCTTGTAATTCCGGAAGATTTAAAGGAAGAACTTGCCAATTATCAAGGCTCAATGGAGTACTTTCACAGCCTCAGTAAGTCTTCGAAGAAGCTATTATTGTATTGGATCGTTTCTGCTAAAAGAAAAGAAACCAGACAAAAAAGAATTTCGGAAGTAGCAGAAAACGCAAGTAAAAATTTAAAACCAAAACAGTTTAGATAAACCAAAACCGACCTGCAACAATGCGTATTAAACTTAGGGAAGATTGTGCTTTTCCTCCGCTGACGCGATTTTACCTGTAACAAACATATCCCTCAAATCGGAACCAACATTGTATATTAAACCCAACCTGCAACCTTTTAAACCTTGTCTTGTTTTAGTTTTTAGGTAAATAGCATTACATAAAAACGTAATAATATGGCAAATAACACTGTAAAACTACACCGGGTTTTTACGGCGGGTCCCGAAAAAGTATTTAAAGCATTTACCGATGCTGATGCAATGGCATCGTGGCTGCCACCCTACGGATTTGTTTGTAAAGTACATAGTCTGGAATTCAGGGTTGGAGGAGAATACAAAATGTCGTTTACAAATTTTACGACCGACAGCAGCCATTCATTCGGAGGCAAATATTTGGAAATTATTCCTAATGAATTAATCAAGTATTCCGATCAATTTGACGATCCTAATTTGCCGGGACAAATGATTACAACCATTCAACTTAAACAGGTATCGTGTGGTACCGGGCTTTTTGTAACACAAGAAGGAATACCTGAAATAATACCACCGGAAATGTGCTATTTAGGCTGGCAGGAATCGTTGGATAAGTTAAAACATTTGGTTGAGCCCAATATTCCTGATGCGTAAAAATACGACAAAGGGATGTCATCTTTTCGGAAAGATAACATCCCTCTGTCGCAACCATACCTTTTCGTGCTACTAATCTCTATCTGCGTGAGAGTATCACTGTTCTATCTGCAAAAATCAGCACAGTCAGCGTTATCAGCGTTCAAATCATTTTGCGCAATAGGTTAAATCAACATCATCAGCGTTCACTTCCTTCACATTAAAATAATACCGGTGAAACAACAAATTGTAGCATACATTTACCTTGTTCTGCCTGCTATTCTGTTGTAATATCGGCATTAACAATTGTAATCTTTTAAATTTCGTAAGGCATTTAAAAGAACAATTGATTTAACTTTCTGCAATTGCTTTCTTTTCTGTGCAGGGATTCAAAAAAAGATGTAATTTTGCATCGAAATTATACGAAGTTCATTAAAAATGATTAGCAGAAGGATTATCCGCACAAAGGTCTTACAAGTATTGTACGCCTACTACTCCACCGACGAGAAATCGATCAACAACACCGAGAAAGAACTTTTCTTTTGTATCCACAAATCTTACGACCTTTACCACTACCTGCTGGCGCTGGTAACCGAAATTGCAGATTATGCAGAAGGCCGCATCGAAATCAGAAGAAACAAACATCAGCCAACACACGAAGATCTGAATCCGAATACCAAGTTTATTACGAACCAGGTTATTGATCAGTTGCGTAAAAACAACAAGCTGAACACTTACCTGGATCAGAAAAAACTGAGTTGGAAAGATCACCCGGAGCTCATCAAGGAATTGTACCTGATGATGATAGAATCGGATATGTACCAGG
It contains:
- a CDS encoding Nramp family divalent metal transporter — protein: MLKRESSFIEIEIRKMFEFLKNIDNKGYKPKYGGLDIFKFIGPGLLVTVGFIDPGNWASNLAAGADFGYALLWMVTLSTLMLILLQHNVAHLGIATGLCLSEAATIYLKPFYSKVILSSAMLASISTSLAEILGGAIALKMLFEIPVRAGSILVTVFVIIMLYTNSYRMMEKWIIAFVSVIGLSFLYELSLVDIDWNSAMVGWVTPSFPKGSMIVIMSVLGAVVMPHNLFLHSEIIQSRQWNLENDKIIKKQLNYEFLDTLFSMLVGWAINSAMILLAAATFFATKKQVTELEQANQLLGPLLGNHAAIVFAVALLFAGIASTVTSGMAAGSIFSGMFKEPYDIKDNHSRLGVAISLLIGLGIIFLISNPFNGLIISQMCLSIQLPFTIFLQVYLTSSGKVMGKYKNSNFSKILLYLIGGIVTLLNIALFASMFN
- the ltrA gene encoding group II intron reverse transcriptase/maturase — encoded protein: MIEQILTRKNLLQAMYKVRQNHGSAGVDGMPVTRLSDLLAIDKKELTAKVRSGKYLPQAILGVEIPKGKGKTRLLGIPTVTDRLLQQAVLQVITARFEYEFSDSSFGFRPNRSVQQAVLKAKGYINEGFQHIVDIDLKTFFDEVNHCYLLQLLYRKIKCRETMRLIRKWLRSPIQIKGKLVKRRKGVPQGSPLSPLLSNIMLHELDRELERQGFRFVRYADDFSIYLKTKTSARKVGNNIYRFLKRKLKLPINREKSGIRRPVHFILLGFGFVPTYRKGERGKYQLVVSEKSWSSLKYKLKTITRKTTPMSFDERIGKLNEVQRGWINAFRLASIQIKLADLDGWLRNRLRYCIWHYWKKPERKRKNLIRLGVDPGKAYQWSRSRMGGWAIAQSPILGTTITVDRLKMRGYVPLLDLYNEVKPKSPLFPMT
- a CDS encoding YdeI/OmpD-associated family protein; the encoded protein is MNAVEEYCPNDNKDWRKWLEVNHKKKDAVWLILYREKSSGYNLSWSESVDEALCFGWIDSTKKTINNECYKQYFTKRKAKSNWSKVNKNKVKNLINQGLMQEAGFKSIEIAKENGSWTILDSVEELVIPEDLKEELANYQGSMEYFHSLSKSSKKLLLYWIVSAKRKETRQKRISEVAENASKNLKPKQFR
- a CDS encoding SRPBCC family protein encodes the protein MANNTVKLHRVFTAGPEKVFKAFTDADAMASWLPPYGFVCKVHSLEFRVGGEYKMSFTNFTTDSSHSFGGKYLEIIPNELIKYSDQFDDPNLPGQMITTIQLKQVSCGTGLFVTQEGIPEIIPPEMCYLGWQESLDKLKHLVEPNIPDA